The following are encoded in a window of Fusarium falciforme chromosome 11, complete sequence genomic DNA:
- a CDS encoding MFS domain-containing protein, protein MGIFRKASLSRPEGEAGKTWPAIAMGFFVAFGGVLFGYDTGTISGILAMPYWQRLFSTGYIDPNGDPNITTAQESTIVSILSAGTFFGALSTALFSDYLGRRPGLIIACWIFNLGVVLQTIATAIPMFSAGRFFAGFGVGLVSAMIPLYQSETAPKWIRGAIVGAYQWAITIGLLLAAVVNNAAGMRNDTGSYRIPVAVQFAWSLVLFFGMLVLPETPRFLIKKNQPDKAALSLGRIRRLPSDHPAVQAELAEIQASHEYEKNLGQVSYLDCFRPPLLKRQITGMAIQALQQLSGVNFVFYYGTKYFQNSGISNGFIISMVTSAINVASTVPGMYAIDRWGRRPLLLWGAIGMCVSQLIVAVCGTVSTGQNASTGEIFVKNMAGQKASVAFVCIYIFFFASTWGPLPWVVNGEIFPLTARAKGISMSVATNWLFNWAIAFSTPYLVNYGKGYANLQSKIFFVWFGACFLCIFFVYFFVYETKGLSLEEVELLYDEVSVASKSVHWKPSATMVQIQGGQVDGEKVMGTGELSASHHEGKSSESA, encoded by the exons ATGGGGATTTTCCGCAAAGCTTCTCTGTCGCGGCCGGAAGGCGAGGCAGGCAAGACATGGCCAGCCATTGCCATGGGCTTCTTCGTTGCCTTTGGTGGAGTCCTCTTTGGCTACG ATACTGGAACGATCTCGGGTATCCTCGCTATGCCTTACTGGCAGCGGCTTTTTAGCACTGGCTACATCGACCCAAACGGTGACCCCAACATCACAACCGCACAAGAGTCTACGATTGTCTCTATTCTTTCCGCCGGTACCTTCTTCGGTGCCCTTAGCACGGCCCTGTTCAGCGATTACCTCGGCCGACGACCCGGTCTTATAATTGCGTGCTGGATCTTCAACCTCGGGGTCGTTCTTCAGACCATCGCCACGGCTATCCCGATGTTTAGCGCCGGTCGGTTCTTTGCAGGCTTTGGAGTCGGCCTTGTCTCGGCAATGA TTCCTCTGTATCAATCCGAAACAGCGCCGAAATGGATTCGAGGTGCCATCGTTGGAGCTTACCAGTGGGCCATCACGATTGGCCTATTGCTAGCTGCGGTCGTGAACAATGCAGCGGGTATGAGGAACGATACAGGATCATACCGCATCCCCGTGGCAGTTCAATTCGCCTGGTCACTTgttctcttctttggcatGCTAGTTCTTCCAGAAACCCCTCGATTTCTTATCAAGAAGAACCAGCCCGACAAGGCCGCACTCTCGCTTGGTCGGATCCGCCGTCTCCCCTCTGACCACCCAGCCGTCCAGGCAGAATTGGCAGAGATCCAGGCCAGCCATGAGTACGAGAAGAACCTTGGACAGGTGTCTTATCTGGACTGCTTCCGTCCACCTCTGCTGAAGCGCCAGATCACCGGCATGGCCATCCAGGCCCTGCAGCAGCTCAGTGGTGTGAACTTTGTTTTTTAT TACGGCACCAAATATTTCCAGAACTCTGGTATTTCGAACGGCTTCATCATCTCTATGGTTACTTCCGCGATCAATGTTGCCTCGACAGTTCCTGGCATGTATGCCATCGACCGCTGGGGCCGCCGACCTCTACTCTTGTGGGGAGCTATTGGCATGTGCGTTTCTCAGCTAATTGTTGCTGTCTGTGGAACTGTCTCAACTGGCCAGAATGCCTCGACCGGCGAGATATTCGTGAAGAACATGGCCGGGCAGAAGGCCTCTGTGGCCTTTGTCTGCATctacatcttcttcttcgcttCCACTTGGGGCCCGTTGCCCTGGGTCGTGAACGGCGAGATTTTCCCCTTGACAGCTCGGGCCAAGGGAATCAGCATGTCTGTCGCCACGAATTGGCTCTTCAACTGGGCCATCGCTTTCTCGACGCCATACCTTGTTAACTATGGCAAAGGCTACGCGAATTTGCAGTCCAAGATTTTCTTTGTCTGGTTTGGAGCTTGTTTCCTTTGCATCTTCTTCGTATACTTTTTTGTTTACGAGACGAAGGGTCTTTCACTGGAGGAAGTGGAGCTTTTGTACGATGAAGTTTCTGTTGCAAGCAAGTCGGTCCATTGGAAGCCTTCCGCTACAATGGTGCAGATTCAGGGCGGCCAGGTTGATGGAGAGAAGGTCATGGGTACTGGGGAGCTGAGCGCCTCTCACCATGAGGGCAAGTCTTCGGAGAGCGCTTGA